In one window of Candidatus Binatia bacterium DNA:
- a CDS encoding tetratricopeptide repeat protein: MTYPQPPVVDAIVAHSVPVQFDNSKSENNKFLHAIHHIWTPDIRILYHDGAELYRWDGFLPPDEFLAKTLCGFGMAYLRLKRFDQAEACYADVLTRFSTTYAAPEALYYLGVTRYRRDPDSDELLKQWDNLRSRYPLSEYRVKQSFKELP; the protein is encoded by the coding sequence GTGACGTATCCTCAACCTCCGGTCGTCGACGCGATCGTCGCCCATAGCGTGCCGGTTCAGTTCGACAACTCCAAGTCCGAGAACAACAAATTCCTGCACGCCATACATCACATCTGGACGCCGGACATTCGCATCCTGTACCACGACGGCGCCGAGTTGTACCGCTGGGACGGCTTTCTGCCGCCGGACGAGTTCCTCGCGAAGACGCTGTGCGGATTCGGCATGGCGTACCTGCGATTAAAGCGCTTCGACCAGGCCGAGGCGTGCTACGCCGACGTGCTGACGCGCTTCTCCACGACCTATGCTGCGCCCGAAGCACTCTACTATCTGGGCGTGACGCGCTACCGCCGCGACCCCGATAGCGACGAGCTCTTGAAGCAGTGGGACAACCTTCGCTCGCGCTATCCGCTCAGCGAGTACCGCGTGAAACAATCCTTCAAAGAGCTGCCTTGA
- a CDS encoding non-heme iron oxygenase ferredoxin subunit: MARHRVAKVSEIAPGTTRRVVVDSVEILLCNPDGKIYAIEDVCTHDGGPLDQGTLEGEHVVCPRHGATFDVRTGDALTLPAVVPLMTFEVNVEGDDVYVDA, translated from the coding sequence GTGGCTAGACACCGCGTCGCGAAAGTATCGGAGATCGCGCCGGGCACGACGCGGCGCGTCGTCGTCGATTCCGTCGAGATTCTGCTGTGCAACCCCGACGGGAAGATCTACGCGATCGAAGACGTCTGCACGCACGATGGCGGCCCGCTGGATCAGGGAACGCTCGAGGGCGAGCATGTGGTCTGCCCGCGACACGGCGCAACGTTCGACGTGCGCACGGGCGACGCGCTGACGCTCCCCGCCGTCGTTCCGCTGATGACGTTCGAGGTCAACGTGGAAGGCGACGACGTTTACGTCGACGCCTAG
- a CDS encoding LuxR C-terminal-related transcriptional regulator, whose amino-acid sequence MAKKQLIAPRWVDEMRGLFERCQYLAAGDVYDQAVESGASPSYEAQLLAARILLKRDENRAVAFLIRRPPKANASRERAEWALLLAIGYARMRDFERADHHFEMAQKLARLPADRAALAYQFARRYMLEGKLGEARRYAGDMACDKSLAARIKHELLESFILCQEERYRESAEGTIRAVKLIGERREDHLEQWFHAVQNLALLGRELALPEAADIAKTEVDADVEWPPDLAIQRFQALKGVGWSCALRGDVLGCFRYLRAAERTRPSPAFEAIVLLDRAYFARIVGETNWACNEVEKAEVLFDRIDWSEAPGDERVGLLLMAEAIVEHNPEKAHYFLARYKGLDKMRSPVSLFAFDQRCEALAAYAEGYVRLKTGESGAEEALRKAWVIFDRIGYDWRAGRTAIRLSEATGKERWHHLAEDKLDPYPRSWLAQEIAAQMAATVAPVKLPRMQRTVLEMLCRKMTTAEIAQQLGLSPHTVRNHLKAVFRAYGVNNRAALVAEVAGRGEMPTMA is encoded by the coding sequence ATGGCGAAGAAGCAGCTGATCGCGCCGCGCTGGGTTGACGAGATGCGCGGGCTGTTCGAGCGATGTCAGTACTTGGCGGCGGGCGACGTGTACGACCAAGCGGTGGAGTCCGGCGCTTCGCCCTCTTATGAGGCGCAGTTGCTGGCGGCGCGAATTCTGCTCAAGCGGGACGAGAACAGGGCAGTCGCGTTCCTTATCCGCCGTCCGCCCAAGGCCAACGCGTCCCGCGAGCGCGCGGAGTGGGCGCTACTGCTCGCGATCGGGTATGCTCGGATGCGTGACTTCGAGCGCGCCGACCATCACTTCGAGATGGCGCAGAAGCTGGCGCGCTTGCCGGCCGATCGAGCCGCCCTCGCGTACCAGTTCGCGCGCCGCTACATGCTCGAGGGTAAACTGGGCGAAGCGCGCCGCTATGCCGGCGACATGGCGTGCGACAAGTCCCTGGCTGCTCGGATTAAGCACGAGCTGCTGGAATCGTTCATCCTCTGTCAAGAAGAGCGCTATCGCGAATCTGCCGAGGGTACGATCCGCGCGGTCAAGCTCATCGGCGAGCGGCGCGAGGATCATCTCGAACAGTGGTTCCACGCGGTTCAGAACCTGGCACTGCTCGGGCGAGAGCTGGCTCTACCGGAGGCCGCCGATATCGCGAAGACGGAGGTGGACGCCGACGTCGAGTGGCCGCCGGACCTCGCGATCCAGCGCTTCCAAGCGCTCAAGGGCGTCGGCTGGTCGTGCGCCCTGCGCGGCGACGTCTTGGGCTGCTTTCGCTACCTGCGCGCCGCGGAGCGAACGAGGCCGAGCCCGGCATTCGAAGCGATCGTCCTGCTCGACCGCGCGTATTTTGCGCGCATCGTCGGGGAAACGAATTGGGCCTGCAACGAGGTCGAGAAGGCGGAGGTGCTGTTCGATCGCATCGATTGGAGTGAGGCGCCGGGCGACGAGCGCGTAGGGCTGCTGCTCATGGCCGAAGCGATCGTCGAACACAACCCCGAGAAGGCGCACTACTTCCTCGCCCGCTACAAGGGCCTCGATAAGATGCGCTCACCGGTGTCGCTCTTCGCGTTCGATCAGCGCTGCGAGGCGCTCGCGGCTTATGCGGAGGGCTACGTCAGGCTCAAGACGGGCGAATCCGGCGCGGAGGAAGCGCTGCGCAAAGCCTGGGTCATCTTCGATCGAATCGGCTACGACTGGCGCGCAGGCCGCACGGCGATACGATTATCCGAAGCGACGGGCAAGGAGCGCTGGCACCACCTCGCCGAGGACAAGCTCGACCCGTATCCGCGATCCTGGCTCGCACAAGAGATCGCGGCTCAGATGGCGGCTACGGTGGCGCCCGTAAAGCTACCGCGAATGCAACGGACGGTACTCGAGATGCTTTGCCGAAAGATGACGACGGCCGAGATTGCCCAACAGTTGGGGTTGAGCCCACACACCGTGCGAAATCACCTCAAGGCGGTCTTTCGCGCCTACGGCGTCAATAATCGAGCCGCGCTCGTGGCGGAGGTCGCGGGTCGCGGTGAGATGCCAACGATGGCCTGA
- a CDS encoding DoxX family protein gives MFDLSHLTDYGLLLMRLMVGAIFADSGYDDLKDPDARSQSIGLPKNFTMFLAVAELAGGLAIILGVLQQLAAIGLMLIMVGAIQKKVFAWKTGFWGKDGPGWYYESTLISMLLVILFTDGGRFVVLR, from the coding sequence GTGTTTGACCTGAGCCACCTCACGGATTACGGGCTGCTGCTGATGCGGTTGATGGTCGGCGCGATCTTCGCCGACAGCGGTTACGACGATCTCAAGGATCCGGACGCGCGCAGCCAGAGCATCGGGCTGCCGAAAAATTTTACGATGTTCCTCGCGGTGGCTGAGCTCGCCGGTGGGCTGGCGATCATTCTCGGCGTGCTGCAGCAGCTCGCCGCTATCGGGTTGATGCTGATCATGGTGGGCGCGATCCAAAAGAAGGTCTTCGCCTGGAAAACCGGCTTCTGGGGAAAGGATGGGCCCGGATGGTACTACGAATCGACGCTGATCTCGATGCTGCTCGTGATCCTCTTTACCGACGGCGGCCGCTTCGTAGTGCTGCGCTAG
- a CDS encoding S-adenosylmethionine:tRNA ribosyltransferase-isomerase codes for MTAAAAHSRGLVDATEPPEHRGVARDAVRMLVTDRRARSQTHAHFYDLPSLLRPGDLLVVNDSATLPAALLARRRSGSTLPLHVSTQIDERLWTVEPRGPVTSAETLMLPGGATTKLLAPADPRRPRLWYAAFELPVPMPAYLARFGAPIAYAYLSRSFPLADYQTLFARQAGSSEMPSAARPFTERVVARLQNRGIKIATVTLHCGVASFESPERPGTERFFVPPAAAEKVNTARREGRRVIAIGTTVVRALESAVTEGAVIASQGWTDLFIDQAYRLRTVDALLSGFHDATGTHVSMLRAFIDEDLLQDAYAEAANRGYFCHEFGDVHLIQ; via the coding sequence GTGACGGCGGCTGCGGCACATTCACGCGGCCTGGTCGATGCGACCGAGCCGCCGGAGCATCGCGGCGTCGCGCGCGATGCCGTGCGCATGCTCGTTACCGATCGTCGGGCGCGGTCGCAAACGCACGCGCATTTCTACGACTTGCCGTCACTGCTGCGACCGGGCGACCTTCTGGTCGTCAACGACTCGGCGACGTTGCCGGCCGCGCTGCTCGCGCGCCGGCGTAGCGGCAGCACGCTGCCGTTGCACGTCAGCACGCAGATCGACGAGCGGCTGTGGACCGTGGAACCGCGCGGTCCGGTAACTTCTGCCGAGACGCTGATGCTGCCCGGCGGAGCGACGACGAAGCTTCTCGCGCCGGCCGATCCGCGCCGCCCGCGCTTGTGGTACGCCGCGTTCGAACTGCCGGTGCCGATGCCCGCGTATCTCGCCAGGTTCGGCGCACCGATCGCATACGCATATTTGAGTCGCTCGTTTCCGCTTGCGGACTACCAGACGTTGTTCGCGCGCCAAGCCGGATCGTCGGAAATGCCGTCGGCGGCGCGGCCCTTTACGGAACGGGTCGTCGCGCGGCTGCAGAATCGCGGAATAAAGATCGCGACCGTCACCCTCCACTGCGGAGTGGCGAGCTTCGAGTCGCCGGAGCGTCCCGGGACGGAACGGTTTTTCGTCCCGCCCGCGGCAGCCGAGAAGGTCAACACCGCTCGCCGCGAGGGCCGACGCGTGATTGCCATCGGTACGACCGTCGTTCGCGCGCTCGAAAGCGCCGTTACCGAGGGCGCCGTGATCGCGTCGCAGGGCTGGACCGATCTCTTCATCGACCAAGCGTATCGGCTAAGGACCGTGGACGCTCTGCTCTCGGGCTTCCACGACGCAACCGGCACGCACGTCTCGATGCTGCGGGCTTTTATCGACGAGGATTTACTGCAAGACGCGTACGCCGAAGCCGCGAATCGCGGCTATTTCTGCCATGAGTTCGGCGACGTCCACCTGATCCAGTAG
- a CDS encoding YceI family protein, whose translation MTTTQLQEKAVYALDPAHTTIEFVVRHLMITKVRGRFTAFDGSVELQPDSDVPATVGATIQAGSVDTREDQRDAHLRSPDFFDAEKFPTLAFESTRIYGTPDELTIDGKLTIRGITRDVTLRGSFEGRANDPWGGVRVGYSAHTTINRKDFGLAWNAALETGGVVVGDEVRIELNVEAIRKQ comes from the coding sequence ATGACCACCACCCAGCTGCAAGAGAAGGCCGTTTACGCCCTAGACCCGGCGCACACGACCATCGAATTCGTCGTCCGCCACCTGATGATCACCAAGGTGCGCGGCCGCTTCACCGCCTTCGACGGGTCGGTCGAGCTGCAGCCCGACAGCGACGTGCCCGCCACGGTGGGCGCGACCATCCAGGCCGGCTCGGTAGACACCCGCGAAGATCAGCGCGACGCTCACCTGCGCTCGCCCGACTTCTTCGACGCCGAGAAGTTCCCGACGCTCGCGTTCGAGAGCACCCGTATCTACGGCACGCCAGACGAGTTGACGATCGACGGCAAACTGACGATCCGCGGTATCACGCGCGACGTGACGCTTCGCGGCAGTTTCGAGGGCCGGGCGAACGATCCGTGGGGCGGCGTGCGCGTCGGTTACAGCGCCCACACGACGATCAACCGCAAGGACTTCGGCCTCGCCTGGAACGCCGCGCTCGAGACGGGCGGCGTCGTCGTCGGCGACGAGGTGCGCATCGAACTCAACGTCGAGGCGATTCGCAAGCAATAA
- a CDS encoding alkaline phosphatase family protein, producing MNRTRLLALVVVAALANCSSASTPSSSLPSARSAGKIRTLSGGTSPIQHVVIIVQENRTTNNLFNGLPGAGTVREGKNSLGLTVQLQPRRLTAPYYIGHSHSNFVTEYANGRLDGFDLVASRCETGRKCPPPGIRAYGYVPQREVEPYFKMAQRYTFGANMFQTSQGPSFPAHQYLLSGTSTIFDGSSLRAAESPKTARLKNTGGCDSPRDSTVMLIDPYGNENQKTYPCFDRNSLIALIDAKSLTWHYYQAGKGPGLWHAPDAILPIFNRADFAANVVGPPARVLWDIKKGRLANVVWVTPTAADSDHAGSTDGTGPSWVASIVNTIGKSQYWTSTAIFVVWDDWGGWYDPAPPPQYNSYELGFRVPLLVISPYAKQNYVSTVQHEFGSILKFTEETFNLGSLGTTDVRADDLSDCFNFSKGPSKFVPIPALHDAQYFLSRPSSDEPPDDD from the coding sequence ATGAACCGCACGCGCCTCTTGGCTCTTGTCGTCGTTGCTGCGCTCGCAAACTGCTCGTCGGCTTCTACGCCGTCGTCCTCTCTGCCGTCCGCTCGCTCAGCCGGAAAAATTCGAACGCTTTCGGGCGGCACGTCGCCCATCCAGCACGTCGTCATCATCGTTCAGGAAAACCGGACGACGAACAACCTCTTCAACGGCCTTCCCGGCGCCGGGACCGTACGCGAGGGGAAAAACTCGCTCGGCCTGACGGTGCAACTCCAGCCTCGGCGTCTGACGGCGCCCTACTACATTGGGCACTCGCACAGCAATTTTGTGACCGAATATGCCAACGGCCGGCTCGACGGGTTCGATCTCGTGGCATCGCGATGCGAGACGGGCCGGAAATGTCCCCCTCCCGGAATCCGCGCGTACGGCTACGTCCCCCAACGGGAGGTCGAGCCGTATTTCAAGATGGCACAGCGCTACACGTTCGGGGCCAACATGTTTCAGACGAGTCAGGGCCCGAGCTTTCCTGCGCATCAATATCTCTTGAGCGGAACTTCGACGATCTTCGACGGATCGTCGCTGCGCGCCGCGGAGAGTCCGAAGACAGCCCGGCTCAAAAACACTGGCGGTTGCGATTCACCGCGCGACTCGACGGTGATGCTCATCGATCCGTACGGTAACGAGAATCAGAAGACGTATCCGTGCTTCGATCGCAATTCGCTCATCGCCCTCATCGACGCCAAGTCGCTGACGTGGCACTACTATCAGGCCGGCAAGGGGCCGGGACTCTGGCACGCGCCGGACGCGATCTTGCCGATCTTCAACCGGGCGGATTTCGCGGCGAACGTCGTCGGGCCGCCGGCTCGAGTGCTATGGGACATCAAGAAGGGCCGGTTGGCGAACGTCGTTTGGGTCACGCCGACCGCCGCGGACTCCGATCACGCCGGCAGCACCGACGGTACAGGACCATCTTGGGTCGCTTCGATCGTGAATACGATCGGAAAGAGCCAGTATTGGACCAGCACCGCGATCTTCGTCGTCTGGGACGACTGGGGCGGCTGGTACGATCCCGCGCCGCCCCCGCAGTACAACTCTTACGAGCTTGGCTTCCGCGTGCCGCTGCTGGTGATCTCCCCGTACGCGAAGCAGAACTACGTCTCGACCGTCCAGCACGAGTTCGGCAGCATCTTGAAGTTCACCGAAGAGACGTTCAACCTCGGATCGCTCGGCACGACCGACGTACGCGCCGACGACCTCTCGGACTGCTTCAACTTCTCGAAGGGACCCAGCAAGTTCGTTCCGATTCCCGCCCTGCACGATGCGCAATACTTCTTGAGCCGGCCCAGCTCCGACGAACCGCCGGACGACGACTAG
- a CDS encoding helix-turn-helix domain-containing protein, which produces METIKLPPLPTAADVYNQAQCPSRLILDRIADKWTTLVIGILAQAEHRRFNELRRMIGGISQKMLTQTLRDLERDGLVKRTIYAEIPPRVEYELTPLGRTLCGPLGSLTQWAHDHMEEVKRAQSEFDTRV; this is translated from the coding sequence ATGGAAACCATCAAACTTCCGCCCCTGCCCACGGCCGCCGACGTCTACAACCAGGCGCAGTGCCCGTCGCGGCTGATCCTCGACCGGATCGCCGACAAGTGGACGACGCTGGTCATCGGCATCCTAGCCCAAGCCGAGCATCGCCGCTTCAACGAGTTGCGGCGCATGATCGGCGGCATCTCGCAGAAGATGCTCACGCAAACGCTGCGCGACCTGGAACGCGACGGACTGGTGAAGCGCACGATCTATGCCGAGATTCCCCCGCGCGTGGAGTACGAGCTCACGCCGCTCGGGCGCACGCTCTGCGGCCCGCTCGGTTCGCTGACGCAGTGGGCGCACGATCACATGGAGGAGGTCAAGCGCGCTCAGTCAGAGTTCGACACGCGTGTTTGA
- a CDS encoding alkaline phosphatase family protein, protein MNRTRFSALAVIVALVGCSQNTTSPTPPPVPLAARPGGLMHSLSGSGSTPITHVVIVFQENRTTNNLFNGLPGAGTVRTGSNTYGQTVKLQPRLLTAPYDISHAHSAFTTEWNNGQMNGWNLVKSSCKKGHTCPPPDVRAYGYVPEKEVEPYFVMARQYAFGANMFQTNQGPSFPAHQYILSGTSTISDGSNLRAAENPQTPQKKSTGGCDSPTGSLVKLIDQNGNENQTAYPCFDRNSLIQLVEAQNLTWHYYQAGPGPGLWHGPDAILPVFQSSQFAADVVSPPSQVLTDIKNGNLANVVWVTPTGAASDHAGSTDGSGPSWVASIVNTIGKSQYWNNTAIFVTWDDWGGWFDPVPPPQYNSYELGFRVPLLVISAYAKQNYISNVQHEFGSILKFTEKTFALGSLGTTDARADDLSDCFNFSKGPRKFKPIPAPHDAQYFLRQPVGGTPDDDF, encoded by the coding sequence ATGAATCGCACCCGCTTCTCGGCGCTTGCTGTGATCGTAGCACTAGTTGGATGCTCCCAAAACACGACGTCGCCCACGCCACCCCCCGTGCCGTTAGCGGCTCGACCGGGCGGCTTGATGCACTCGCTTTCGGGCAGCGGCAGCACCCCGATCACACACGTCGTCATCGTATTTCAAGAGAATCGCACCACAAATAACCTCTTCAACGGTCTTCCCGGCGCCGGTACCGTACGTACGGGGTCAAATACTTACGGCCAAACGGTGAAGCTCCAGCCTCGGCTTCTTACGGCCCCATACGACATCAGCCACGCGCACAGCGCGTTCACGACGGAATGGAATAACGGCCAGATGAACGGCTGGAATCTGGTCAAGTCCAGCTGCAAGAAGGGGCATACGTGTCCGCCCCCGGACGTTCGGGCGTACGGCTACGTCCCTGAAAAAGAAGTCGAGCCGTATTTCGTCATGGCTCGGCAATACGCGTTCGGCGCCAATATGTTCCAAACGAATCAGGGGCCGAGCTTTCCCGCCCACCAGTACATCTTGAGCGGCACGTCGACCATTTCAGACGGGTCCAACTTGCGCGCCGCCGAGAATCCGCAGACGCCCCAGAAAAAGAGCACCGGCGGCTGCGATTCGCCCACGGGATCGCTCGTGAAACTCATCGACCAGAACGGGAACGAGAATCAGACGGCATATCCGTGCTTCGATCGTAACTCGCTCATCCAGCTCGTCGAGGCGCAGAATCTGACGTGGCACTATTATCAGGCGGGCCCGGGCCCGGGCCTATGGCACGGACCCGATGCGATCCTGCCCGTCTTTCAGAGCTCGCAGTTTGCCGCCGACGTCGTCAGCCCGCCCTCGCAGGTACTGACCGACATCAAGAACGGGAATCTCGCGAACGTCGTGTGGGTAACGCCGACCGGAGCGGCCTCCGATCACGCCGGCAGCACAGACGGATCCGGGCCGTCGTGGGTGGCCTCCATCGTCAACACGATTGGGAAGAGCCAGTATTGGAACAACACCGCGATCTTCGTCACGTGGGACGATTGGGGCGGATGGTTCGATCCGGTCCCGCCGCCACAGTACAATTCCTATGAGCTCGGCTTCCGCGTGCCTCTGCTCGTCATCTCGGCGTATGCGAAGCAGAACTACATATCGAACGTGCAGCACGAGTTCGGCAGCATCCTGAAGTTCACCGAGAAGACGTTCGCACTCGGTTCGCTCGGCACGACCGACGCCCGCGCCGACGACCTGTCCGACTGCTTCAACTTCTCCAAGGGACCGCGAAAATTCAAGCCGATCCCAGCCCCGCACGATGCGCAATATTTCTTGCGCCAACCGGTCGGCGGCACGCCGGACGACGACTTCTAA
- the soxR gene encoding redox-sensitive transcriptional activator SoxR, with translation MEYLTVGEVAKRSGLPVSTIHFWEAKGLIRSARSEGNQRRFARAELRRIAVIKIGQRAGIPLTEIRAVLDTLPADRAINARNWAALSNRWKRSLDERIARLTALRDQLGQCIGCGCLSLDKCWLRNPDDKLAGEGPGPRLLGFDK, from the coding sequence ATGGAGTATCTAACCGTCGGCGAAGTCGCGAAGCGCAGTGGACTGCCAGTGTCGACGATTCACTTTTGGGAGGCGAAGGGCCTGATCCGCAGCGCGCGCAGCGAGGGGAATCAGCGGCGCTTCGCACGCGCCGAGCTACGGCGGATTGCCGTGATCAAGATCGGTCAGCGCGCGGGCATTCCGCTAACCGAGATCCGCGCCGTGCTCGACACGCTGCCGGCGGACCGCGCAATCAACGCGAGGAACTGGGCGGCGCTGTCCAATCGCTGGAAGCGCAGCCTCGACGAGCGCATCGCGCGCCTGACTGCACTGCGCGATCAGCTCGGACAATGCATCGGCTGCGGGTGCTTGTCGCTCGACAAATGCTGGCTGCGAAACCCAGACGACAAACTGGCAGGGGAGGGCCCAGGTCCGAGGCTCCTCGGCTTCGATAAGTGA
- a CDS encoding HAD-IIB family hydrolase: MKRLIVFDLDGTLALSKAALDDEMAALLGRLIDEIKVAIISGGDYPQFQKQVLERLPDGSDFANLSILPTSGTKFFVYDGQWRKLYSEDLTNEQKKEIEDALESAVAATGFQPTETWGERIEDRGTQITYSALGQQAPLEAKEKWDPDFSKRKQIQAILAKTLPEFSVRLGGTTSIDVTRPGVDKAYGIRKLRDELGIPIAEMLFIGDAIFPGGNDYPAKEAGTDTIQVRDPEETKHVIEAIIACESPRR, encoded by the coding sequence TTGAAGCGCCTCATCGTCTTCGACCTGGACGGCACGCTCGCGTTGAGCAAGGCAGCGCTGGACGATGAGATGGCGGCCCTCCTCGGCCGCCTCATCGATGAGATCAAGGTCGCGATCATTTCGGGCGGCGACTATCCGCAGTTCCAAAAGCAGGTGCTCGAGCGGCTCCCGGACGGCAGCGACTTTGCCAACCTCTCGATCCTACCCACCTCGGGGACGAAGTTCTTTGTGTACGACGGCCAGTGGCGCAAGCTCTACTCCGAAGATCTCACCAACGAACAAAAGAAGGAGATCGAAGACGCGCTCGAGAGCGCGGTCGCCGCGACGGGCTTTCAGCCTACGGAGACGTGGGGCGAACGCATCGAGGATCGCGGAACGCAGATCACGTACTCCGCGCTTGGCCAGCAAGCGCCGCTCGAGGCGAAGGAAAAGTGGGATCCCGATTTTTCGAAACGCAAGCAGATTCAGGCGATCCTCGCCAAGACGCTGCCAGAGTTTTCGGTTCGGCTCGGCGGCACGACGTCGATCGACGTTACCCGCCCGGGCGTCGACAAGGCCTACGGCATCCGCAAGCTGCGCGACGAGTTGGGCATCCCGATCGCCGAGATGCTGTTCATCGGCGACGCGATCTTTCCGGGCGGGAACGACTATCCGGCGAAGGAGGCCGGTACCGACACGATCCAAGTGCGCGATCCCGAGGAGACGAAGCACGTGATCGAGGCGATTATTGCTTGCGAATCGCCTCGACGTTGA
- a CDS encoding transglutaminase family protein, protein MKRDDFLRQAAAVSILAGTPRLALAKFEDDSFAPAVRAWRTFRLTTLVTLPGSPQPVRAWIPVPGFAESDWMRPGATTWETNASSASIVSQGKWGVKMLVVDWLKSEPSATIKVTSVVSTRDRVVDFAKPGRPQALSRDEYALYTSATKLQPTDGIVADTAKKIVGSATGGAARAKLIYEWVVESASRNPKTRGCGLGDVSFMLETGDLSGKCADINGLYVALARAAGIPARDLYGIRVAPSRFGYHSLGTSSSTISKAQHCRAEVYLDEYGWVPADPADVRKVMLEEPPGHLALSDPKVKAARDTLFGAWEGNYVAYNDGHDVTLPGSSGDDLGFLMYPQAEIRAERRDSLDPVTFVYTIESEEITRG, encoded by the coding sequence ATGAAGCGGGATGACTTTTTGCGCCAGGCGGCTGCCGTTTCGATCTTAGCCGGAACCCCGCGGCTCGCCCTCGCGAAATTCGAGGACGATTCGTTCGCGCCGGCCGTGCGCGCGTGGCGCACGTTTCGGCTCACGACCCTGGTGACGCTGCCCGGCTCTCCGCAACCGGTTCGGGCGTGGATCCCGGTTCCGGGGTTCGCCGAATCCGACTGGATGCGGCCCGGCGCGACGACCTGGGAGACGAATGCGAGCTCCGCGAGCATCGTGAGCCAGGGCAAGTGGGGCGTCAAAATGCTCGTGGTGGATTGGTTGAAATCCGAACCTTCCGCGACGATCAAGGTGACGAGCGTCGTCTCGACGCGCGATCGCGTGGTCGACTTCGCGAAGCCCGGGCGGCCGCAGGCGCTGAGCCGGGATGAGTACGCGCTGTACACGTCTGCGACGAAGCTGCAGCCGACCGACGGCATCGTGGCGGACACCGCCAAGAAGATCGTGGGCTCCGCTACGGGCGGCGCCGCCCGGGCGAAGCTCATCTACGAGTGGGTCGTCGAGAGCGCGTCGCGCAATCCGAAGACGCGTGGATGCGGCCTCGGCGACGTCAGCTTCATGCTGGAGACGGGCGATCTGAGCGGAAAGTGCGCGGACATCAACGGCCTGTACGTCGCGCTCGCGCGCGCCGCCGGCATCCCGGCGCGCGACCTCTACGGAATCCGCGTCGCGCCGTCACGCTTCGGCTATCACAGCCTGGGCACGAGCTCGAGCACGATCAGCAAGGCGCAGCACTGCCGCGCCGAGGTGTATCTGGACGAGTACGGCTGGGTGCCGGCCGATCCGGCCGACGTGCGCAAGGTCATGCTCGAGGAGCCGCCCGGGCATCTCGCACTGAGCGATCCGAAGGTGAAGGCCGCGCGTGACACGCTCTTCGGCGCGTGGGAGGGCAACTACGTGGCGTACAACGACGGGCACGACGTGACGCTGCCCGGGTCGAGCGGCGACGACCTCGGCTTCCTGATGTATCCGCAGGCCGAGATCCGCGCGGAGCGCCGCGACAGCCTCGACCCCGTGACGTTCGTCTACACGATCGAGTCCGAGGAGATAACGCGTGGCTAG
- a CDS encoding SDR family oxidoreductase gives MDWFQPEHVAIVTGGSRGLGKAVARELLRKGLVVIIDGRDAAELERTRAELAGTGDVVAIAGDVADPRHAHALIAAAQHMGRLDLLVNNASTLGKTPLPAVAELDRSTFDALFEVNVFAPIHLIQHALKLMARSDLATIVNVTSDAGVEGYPTWGGYGATKAALEHVSRVLAAELEGSATRVLVFDPGDMDTAMHRDAVPDADPAELRDPADSARALLRAIAEMKAGFERVRATDLIVA, from the coding sequence ATGGATTGGTTTCAACCGGAACACGTCGCGATCGTCACCGGCGGATCGCGCGGATTGGGAAAGGCGGTCGCTCGCGAGCTGCTCCGCAAAGGCCTCGTGGTCATCATCGATGGCCGCGACGCCGCCGAGCTCGAGCGCACGCGCGCGGAGCTTGCCGGAACCGGCGACGTAGTCGCCATTGCGGGCGACGTCGCTGATCCGCGGCACGCTCACGCGTTGATCGCGGCCGCGCAGCACATGGGGCGCCTGGATCTGCTCGTCAACAACGCGTCCACTCTGGGCAAGACGCCCTTGCCGGCGGTCGCCGAGCTCGACCGGTCGACGTTCGACGCACTCTTCGAGGTGAACGTCTTCGCGCCGATCCACCTCATACAACACGCGCTAAAACTCATGGCGCGCTCGGATTTGGCGACGATCGTCAACGTTACGTCGGATGCGGGCGTCGAGGGCTATCCCACTTGGGGTGGGTACGGCGCCACGAAGGCAGCGCTCGAGCACGTCTCGCGCGTGCTCGCAGCGGAGCTCGAGGGAAGCGCGACGCGCGTCCTCGTCTTCGATCCCGGCGACATGGACACGGCGATGCACCGTGATGCAGTGCCGGATGCCGATCCGGCGGAGCTTCGTGACCCCGCGGATTCAGCTCGCGCACTGCTGCGCGCGATCGCGGAAATGAAGGCGGGCTTCGAGCGCGTGCGCGCCACCGATTTGATCGTCGCGTGA